Within the Clostridia bacterium genome, the region CAACTATAGGACCCATTGTTGCAGGAGGTAATACTACATCAAGCCACTTTGTTCCTACTGCTCCAATTATAAGAGCTGTTATAGAAAATATCAAACCAGCTAAGATAAAGCCACCTAAAGCTTTTGAAAAATTCAGATCCTTATCCGGGGAACTTGCTAGAACCGCACTGACTGGGGCTAAAAAAGCAAAACTTGAACCTAAGAATGCAGGTGCTTTGCCTTTACATAGGAATAAATAGATCAATGTTCCTATACCGTTCATAAGTAAAACTAACGCTGGATCAATTACCTGTTTTCCAGCCCAACTGTTGAATAGAAACGGTACTAATACAGATGCACCAAACATGGCGAACAGATGCTGAAAACTAAGTGGTAGCCCTTGGAGCAGTGGTACTTTTTCTTCTACTTGGATTACTCTTCTTTGCATGCTTGAATCCCCCTCAAATTTATTTATTTAAAGTAATGACAAACCAAGAAAACTTATAGGTTCATCATCTATTGGAATACAGTAAAATCAAAATAAAAAAAGCTTCATACCTACGAGCGGTAAGAAGCTTGTCTCCTATATTAACAAGGTTATAGAATAAACTTTACCAGCCTCACAGGACTAATTTAAAAGTTTGCTGTATTCAATTTCCTATAACAATATATCACATACTTAAAGAATAGTCTATAAGAATTTCGACAAAATTTTATGAGGAAAGATGAAATAATAAAACACGGTTTTCATGCGAGAAATTTTTTAATTTATTGTTTCATTGCTCCTTAATTATCCAAATCTTTCTACTTATATTCACGTCACTTTTTGAAACAATAATTATTAAGGAGGTGATATTATGGCAAGGAATAATAACAGCACAACTAATTTCGATCAGATGAAATACGAAATAGCAAGAGAAGTTGGCGTTAACTTAAAGCAGGGTTATAATGGTGACCTCGCAGCAAGAGATGCTGGTAAAATAGGTGGAAATATAGTTAAAAAAGTATTCGAATCATATACCGGAAACGCATACCCTACTGAACCTAGGGGAACAACCGGTAGATAATTAAGATAAGCAAAAGCAACATAAAAATAGCAGGAGTATACTCCTGCTATTTTTATTTCTTTACATAACCTCCGCAGCCACAATTATCTCCTGACATACAACTCTTATTGTTTACATTGCACTTTCCTTTTACAGATTCTGGTGCAATTTCCTTTGCAGCCTCGATATTTTTTTCCGGTTTGAAGCTCTTACAATCCTTGCAAATCATACTGTTTTCCCTCCGTTACATATTCATGGATGATTGAATACCGCTTACTTCCTGCTGTGCCCTGCTAATATCCTCCTGATTTGCATTCTGAACCTTATACCAGCCCTTTTGTGTCATCAGATCATAGATTTGTTTCTGATGCTGGAAAGTTCTTGTCAGTATGTTTGTTGTGTCATTTCTCAAAAACTGGTTTGTACTTTCCAGCACGAGATTTGTCAATGATGAAGCTGCCAATTTATGCTGACTTAACAAAACACTAGCTAAATCCTTATCTGTAATACTTCTCATCTGCTTTTCCTCCCTTATTGTATGGTTGCTGTGTTTATATGCTTGATAAGTGTCTGAAGATCATTCTGGTGATCACTTACCATTTGCTGGCATAAACTTCTGATTTGCGGGTCTGTGCATATTTCTGCACAACCTTGTATGAAATTGATATTGTTTTGTGTCATTGAGATATTATCCTCAATAAGCATTAATTCCTTACTTGTTAACGCCATAGTATTACCTCCTTGAAATTTGATTTTACTTCATATATAGTCTGCATTTTTCCATATAATATTCATTTACCCATGTATATATTTCAATACGATTTTCCCTCATAAATTTACTATTATATAAATATTGAATAAATCGGCATAATAATTTCTCTAACTATTTGTTTGACTGTATTTAGGCTCTGATATATAATAGAAAGAATGAAAAAATATTGTAACAGGAGGGCTTATCATGCCGTTATCATCAGATATGATTATTGCATCAATTATCTTTGTTCTTACATATATACTCATTGTATCTGAAAAAATAGACAGAGTGATAGCTGCTTTGGGCGGCGGAGTCATAATGATAGTTTTCGGGCTGTTTTCAGGAAAAAACCCATATACTCAGGAACTCGCCTTTGAGGCAGTAGATTATAACACTCTTGGCTTGTTAATCAGTATGATGGTAATTGTAATGATTACCAAAAGGACAGGTGTTTTTGAATTTCTCTCAATAAAAACTGTAAAAATAGCAAAAGGTGAGCCTTGGAAAATTCTTGTGTATTTATCGGTAATTACCGCTCTCATGTCCGCTTTTCTCGATAATGTCACTACTATACTCCTGATTCTCCCTATAACATTGGATGTGTGCAGGGAATTAAAACTCAAACCCGTACCATTTATCATAAGTCAGATATTTGCATCAAATATCGGAGGAACTGCAACACTTATAGGTGATCCTCCAAACATCATGATTGGTGCTGATACAAACCTCAGCTTTATGGATTTTATTTACAACGTAGCTCCTGTTATTGTTATTATTTTACCTATTACTGTATTAGCTTTTGTTATCTTGTATAAAAAACATTTTAGTACCAGTGATGACCTCAAAAAGAAGGTTATGCTGCTAGATGAAAGTAAAGCAATAAAAAATAAAACGCTTCTCATTAAGTCGCTGTCAGTACTGACCTTGACTATCACGGGTTTCATGCTTCACGGAGCATTGCATATAGAATCATCTACCATAGCAATAACAGGTGCCGTTTTACTTATGCTCATTTCAAAGGTTTCCATTGAGCATATACTTCAGGAAGTTGAGTGGAAGACGATTTTCTTCTTTACAGGGCTTTTCATGCTGGTAGGAGGACTGGAACATGCAGGTGTACTGAAGCTTATTGCAGAAACAATTGTTGGTGCTACAGGTGACAACGTAGTCCTTCTGGGTATTTCAATACTCTGGGTATCCGCAATATTATCTGCGTTTGTTGATAATATACCTTTTACGGCAACTATGATTCCACTAATCAAAAGTGTAGGGACATTAACCGGTATGAATATCGTCCCTCTCTGGTGGGCATTATCGCTCGGTGCATGTCTTGGTGGAAACGGTACTATTATCGGAGCCAGTGCCAATGTG harbors:
- a CDS encoding uracil permease — translated: MQRRVIQVEEKVPLLQGLPLSFQHLFAMFGASVLVPFLFNSWAGKQVIDPALVLLMNGIGTLIYLFLCKGKAPAFLGSSFAFLAPVSAVLASSPDKDLNFSKALGGFILAGLIFSITALIIGAVGTKWLDVVLPPATMGPIV
- a CDS encoding alpha/beta-type small acid-soluble spore protein, encoding MARNNNSTTNFDQMKYEIAREVGVNLKQGYNGDLAARDAGKIGGNIVKKVFESYTGNAYPTEPRGTTGR
- a CDS encoding spore coat protein is translated as MRSITDKDLASVLLSQHKLAASSLTNLVLESTNQFLRNDTTNILTRTFQHQKQIYDLMTQKGWYKVQNANQEDISRAQQEVSGIQSSMNM
- a CDS encoding ArsB/NhaD family transporter, whose amino-acid sequence is MPLSSDMIIASIIFVLTYILIVSEKIDRVIAALGGGVIMIVFGLFSGKNPYTQELAFEAVDYNTLGLLISMMVIVMITKRTGVFEFLSIKTVKIAKGEPWKILVYLSVITALMSAFLDNVTTILLILPITLDVCRELKLKPVPFIISQIFASNIGGTATLIGDPPNIMIGADTNLSFMDFIYNVAPVIVIILPITVLAFVILYKKHFSTSDDLKKKVMLLDESKAIKNKTLLIKSLSVLTLTITGFMLHGALHIESSTIAITGAVLLMLISKVSIEHILQEVEWKTIFFFTGLFMLVGGLEHAGVLKLIAETIVGATGDNVVLLGISILWVSAILSAFVDNIPFTATMIPLIKSVGTLTGMNIVPLWWALSLGACLGGNGTIIGASANVVASGMAEENGHKITFGQYFKVCFPIMLITIIISMVYLLIFQLH